Proteins from a single region of Oreochromis niloticus isolate F11D_XX linkage group LG7, O_niloticus_UMD_NMBU, whole genome shotgun sequence:
- the LOC100705489 gene encoding patatin-like phospholipase domain-containing protein 7 isoform X2: MLEKLECHGKDDGDPCKMASSVVTMSRTDFRARLPQFLEERMQTSMLTGVLIGAMVAVVLIGIVVLFLYRRFKHARDQQPGVPHYRFRKRDKVLFYGRKIIRKVKTLSSLPSPSHPSQSKQPQRIRKRTKVLNIARKILRIRRDPPTLQPKEPPPSLLEADLTEFEVQSSNLPSEVLYMLKNVRVLGHFEKPLFLELCRHMVFIELQEGEGLFKPGDDDDSIYVVQDGRLEFCIQENDGTESVVKDVLPGDSVHSLLSILDTITGYPAPYKTVSARAATRSTILRLPASAFESVFKKYPETLVRVIQIIMVRLQRVTFLALHNYLGLTTELFNPESQAVPLTNINNVMAEANTGKMTRRHHFQDELPAGTTENTVETDGVKDSHSTRKLRSTSMPTECTGNDLSMAWERARVTIEEAPSIPITHKSSLKKSVTMQHTPSEVFHYTDSGGHADATYLGKSSAILQAAKKDLLGIIQLQDPSLLEGRVTVHHVKAGSVVARQGDQEVSIHFVISGLLHVYQRMIDREEESRLFVTHPGELVGHLAVLTGEPLIFTVRAQRDCSFLSISKTHFYEIMRVEPKVVLNVAHAVLKRMSSFVRQIDFALDWMAVEAGRAVYRQGEKSDSTFIVLSGRLRSVIMKEDGKKELIGEYGRGDLIGVVEALTRQNRATTVHAVRDSELAKLPEGALRSIKRKFPQVVTRLIHLLGQKILQQVNGPLTARSLALHTPGSKWDAGNQASNLSTVAVLPVSEEVPLTAFTLELQHALLAIGPTLLLTSGIIKQRLGTAALDSVHEYRLSSWLGQQEDIHRIVLYQTDYTLTPWTQRCIRQADCIIIVGLGEQDPTVGELERMLEGSAVRAQKQLVLLHREDGPAPKGTVDWLNMRSWISRHLHLACPRRVFSRRSQPKLLELYQRVFEKPADRHSDFSRLARVLTGNAIALVLGGGGARGCSQVGIMRALCEAGIPVDLIGGTSIGSLMGALYAEDRSLSRLRIRAREWAMEMTSVFRKVLDLTYPITSMFSGASFNSGINNVFKSKQIEDLWIPYFNITTDITASAMRVHTDGSLWRYVRASMSLSGYLPPLCDPKDGHLLMDGGYINNLPADVARSMGAKVVIAIDVGSRDETNLTNYGDSLSGWWLLWKRLNPLAEKVKVLNMAEIQTRLAYVCCVRQLESVKSSDYCEYIRPPIDRYRTLEFGKFDEIAEVGYQHGKTVFDVWRRSGVVEKMLKDRHQEEFHNTQSRSNVVTCPNASFTDLAEIVSRIEPVKPPLVDESDYHTDYEEDALESALSDMETYNRYGEHTEGEETADTI, from the exons ATGCTCGAAAA GTTAGAGTGTCATGGAAAGGATGATGGAGACCCGTGCAAAATGGCCAGTTCA GTGGTAACGATGAGCAGAACTGACTTCCGTGCACGGCTGCCACAGTTTTTGGAGGAGAGGATGCAGACCAGCATG CTCACAGGTGTATTGATTGGAGCTATGGTTGCAGTTGTGCTGATTGGGATTGTGGTGCTCTTCCTTTACAGGAGATTCAAACATGCCC GTGATCAACAACCGGGTGTACCTCACTATCGATTCAGGAAACGAGATAAAGTGCTTTTCTATGGAAGGAAGATAATCCGAAag GTTAAGACACTCTCCTCGCTTCCTTCTCCATCCCATCCCTCGCAATCAAAGCAACCACAGCGCATACGAAAAAGAACCAAAGTTCTGAACATAGCCCGCAA AATCCTGAGGATCCGGAGAGACCCTCCCACCCTGCAGCCCAAGgaaccccctccctccctgcTGGAAGCTGATCTAACAGAGTTTGAAGTGCAGAGCTCAAATCTGCCTTCTGAGGTCCTGTATATGCTGAAAAATGTCAG GGTCTTGGGCCATTTTGAGAAGCCTCTGTTTCTGGAGCTGTGTCGGCATATGGTGTTTATTGAGCTACAGGAGGGTGAAGGCCTGTTCAAACCAGGGGATGATGATGACAGCATCTACGTGGTCCAGGATGGAAGACTTGAGTTCTGCATACAAGAGAAC GATGGCACAGAATCAGTGGTGAAGGATGTCCTCCCCGGAGACAGTGTCCACAGCCTGCTCAGTATTCTAGACACTATCACT GGTTATCCAGCTCCGTATAAAACTGTGTCGGCACGAGCTGCAACTCGCTCCACCATCTTACGCTTACCTGCTTCAGCCTTCGAGTCAGTGTTTAAGAAATACCCTGAGACACTTGTACGCGTCATTCAG ataATTATGGTGCGCCTCCAAAGAGTCACTTTTTTGGCTTTGCATAACTATCTGGGCCTAACAACTGAGCTCTTCAATCCG GAGAGTCAAGCAGTGCCCTTGACCAATATAAACAATGTGATGGCAGAAGCAAATACTGGAAAGATGACTCGTCGTCACCACTTCCAGGACGAATTACCTGCTGGaaccactgaaaacactgtagAGACAG ATGGTGTAAAGGACAGCCATTCAACCAGGAAGCTGCGATCCACCTCTATGCCCACTGAATGCACAG GTAATGACCTGAGCATGGCCTGGGAACGAGCTCGAGTTACCATTGAGGAGGCTCCATCAATTCCTATCACTCACAAA TCTAGTCTGAAGAAGAGTGTGACAATGCAACACACACCATCTGAAGTATTTCACTATACAGACAGCGGAGGGCACGCTGATGCTACCTATCTTGGTAAAAGCAGTGCAATCCTCCAAGCTGCTAAGAAAGACCTGCTGGGAATCATCCAGCTGCAG GACCCTAGTCTGCTTGAAGGCAGAGTAACCGTCCACCATGTCAAAGCTGGCTCTGTGGTAGCTCGTCAGGGAGATCAG GAGGTGAGCATCCACTTCGTGATTTCTGGCCTCCTCCATGTTTACCAGCGGATGATTGACCGTGAAGAAGAATCGCGCCTGTTTGTAACGCATCCCGGAGAGCTTGTTGGTCACCTAGCTGTTCTGACCGGAGAGCCCCTCATATTTACAGTTCGAGCTCAGCGAGATTGCAGCTTCCTCTCTAtttccaaaacacatttttatga GATAATGCGAGTGGAGCCCAAAGTGGTGCTGAATGTTGCTCATGCTGTGTTGAAGAGGATGTCATCTTTTGTCAGGCAAATAGACTTTGCTCTTGACTGGATGGCCGTCGAAGCTGGCAGGGCTGTTTACAG gcaGGGAGAGAAATCCGACAGCACTTTCATAGTGCTGAGTGGTCGACTGCGCTCAGTAATCATGAAGGAGGATGGCAAGAAAGAGTTGATAGGGGAGTACGGACGTGGTGACCTGATTGGAGTG GTGGAGGCCTTGACCCGTCAGAACAGAGCGACCACAGTACACGCTGTACGAGACTCTGAGCTGGCCAAGCTACCAGAAGGTGCACTTCGCTCTATCAAGAGGAAATTCCCTCAG GTTGTCACCAGGCTGATCCACTTACTCGGACAGAAGATACTGCAGCAGGTCAATGGTCCTCTGACAG CTCGCAGTTTGGCCCTGCACACACCAGGTAGTAAGTGGGATGCAGGAAACCAAGCCTCCAACCTCTCCACTGTGGCAGTCCTGCCAGTATCAGAAGAGGTGCCTCTTACTGCCTTTACTCTAGAGCTGCAGCATGCACTCCTTGCAATAG GTCCCACTCTTCTACTGACAAGTGGTATCATCAAACAGCGTCTTGGAACTGCTGCACTTGACAG TGTCCATGAGTACCGTCTGTCCAGCTGGCTGGGCCAACAAGAAGACATCCATCGCATAGTTCTTTACCAGACTGACTACACACTGACCCCGTGGACACAGAGGTGCATCCGTCAGGCTGACTGCATCATTATTGTGGGACTAGGAGAGCAGGACCCTACTGTAGGGGAG TTGGAGCGTATGTTGGAAGGAAGTGCAGTGCGTGCGCAGAAGCAGCTTGTGCTGTTGCACAGAGAAGATGGTCCTGCACCCAAAGGAACCGTAGACTGGCTCAACATGCGAAGCTGGATTTCCAGACACCTCCACCTTGCCTGTCCCCGAAGGGTCTTCTCCAGACGAAGCCAGCCCAAACTG ttgGAACTGTATCAGCGTGTGTTTGAGAAACCAGCAGATCGCCATTCTGACTTTTCCCGCCTGGCTCGTGTTCTTACAGGCAATGCTATTGCTCTTGTCCTGGGAGGAGGAGGGGCCAG GGGTTGTTCTCAAGTGGGTATAATGCGTGCACTATGCGAAGCTGGCATCCCCGTAGACCTAATTGGCGGAACTTCAATTGGTTCCCTGATGGGCGCTCTATATGCAGAGGACCGTAGCCTCAGTCGTTTGAGGATAAGAGCTAGAGAATGGGCTATG GAAATGACTTCAGTGTTTAGGAAGGTCTTGGATTTGACATATCCAATCACATCCATGTTTTCTGGTGCTTCCTTCAACTCTGGCATAAACAACGTCTTCAAAAGCAAACAGATTGAG GACCTTTGGATCccatatttcaatatcacaactGACATCACTGCCTCTGCCATGAGAGTACACACTGATG GTTCTCTATGGCGGTATGTCCGTGCTAGCATGTCTCTATCGGGATATCTCCCTCCTCTGTGTGACCCGAAAGATGGACACCTGCTGATGGATGGAGGCTATATCAACAACCTGCCTG CTGATGTTGCACGCTCCATGGGGGCCAAAGTGGTAATAGCTATTGATGTGGGCAGCCGGGATGAAACTAATCTCACTAATTACGGCGACTCACTCTCGGGCTGGTGGCTGCTATGGAAACGCCTTAACCCCCTAGCTGAGAAAGTTAAG GTGCTGAACATGGCAGAGATTCAGACTCGGCTGGCCTATGTGTGCTGTGTGAGACAGTTGGAGTCTGTGAAGAGCAGCGATTACTGCGAGTATATCAGACCTCCAATCGACAGATACCGTACACTAGAGTTTGGCAAGTTTGATGAAATTGCT GAGGTGGGGTACCAGCATGGCAAGactgtgtttgatgtgtggcgTCGCAGTGGTGTGGTGGAAAAAATGCTGAAAGACAGACATCAAGAAGAGTTCCACAACACGCAAAGCAGAAGCAAT gtgGTGACATGTCCCAATGCTTCCTTCACTGACCTGGCAGAAATTGTGTCCCGCATCGAGCCCGTCAAACCTCCTCTTGTGGATG AATCCGACTACCACACTGACTATGAAGAGGATGCACTGGAGAGTGCTCTCTCTGACATGGAGACGTATAATCGCTATGGAGAGCACACTGAAGGGGAGGAGACTGCTGACACG atttaa
- the LOC100705489 gene encoding patatin-like phospholipase domain-containing protein 7 isoform X4 — MERMMETRAKWPVVTMSRTDFRARLPQFLEERMQTSMLTGVLIGAMVAVVLIGIVVLFLYRRFKHARDQQPGVPHYRFRKRDKVLFYGRKIIRKVKTLSSLPSPSHPSQSKQPQRIRKRTKVLNIARKILRIRRDPPTLQPKEPPPSLLEADLTEFEVQSSNLPSEVLYMLKNVRVLGHFEKPLFLELCRHMVFIELQEGEGLFKPGDDDDSIYVVQDGRLEFCIQENDGTESVVKDVLPGDSVHSLLSILDTITGYPAPYKTVSARAATRSTILRLPASAFESVFKKYPETLVRVIQIIMVRLQRVTFLALHNYLGLTTELFNPESQAVPLTNINNVMAEANTGKMTRRHHFQDELPAGTTENTVETDGVKDSHSTRKLRSTSMPTECTGNDLSMAWERARVTIEEAPSIPITHKSSLKKSVTMQHTPSEVFHYTDSGGHADATYLGKSSAILQAAKKDLLGIIQLQDPSLLEGRVTVHHVKAGSVVARQGDQEVSIHFVISGLLHVYQRMIDREEESRLFVTHPGELVGHLAVLTGEPLIFTVRAQRDCSFLSISKTHFYEIMRVEPKVVLNVAHAVLKRMSSFVRQIDFALDWMAVEAGRAVYRQGEKSDSTFIVLSGRLRSVIMKEDGKKELIGEYGRGDLIGVVEALTRQNRATTVHAVRDSELAKLPEGALRSIKRKFPQVVTRLIHLLGQKILQQVNGPLTARSLALHTPGSKWDAGNQASNLSTVAVLPVSEEVPLTAFTLELQHALLAIGPTLLLTSGIIKQRLGTAALDSVHEYRLSSWLGQQEDIHRIVLYQTDYTLTPWTQRCIRQADCIIIVGLGEQDPTVGELERMLEGSAVRAQKQLVLLHREDGPAPKGTVDWLNMRSWISRHLHLACPRRVFSRRSQPKLLELYQRVFEKPADRHSDFSRLARVLTGNAIALVLGGGGARGCSQVGIMRALCEAGIPVDLIGGTSIGSLMGALYAEDRSLSRLRIRAREWAMEMTSVFRKVLDLTYPITSMFSGASFNSGINNVFKSKQIEDLWIPYFNITTDITASAMRVHTDGSLWRYVRASMSLSGYLPPLCDPKDGHLLMDGGYINNLPADVARSMGAKVVIAIDVGSRDETNLTNYGDSLSGWWLLWKRLNPLAEKVKVLNMAEIQTRLAYVCCVRQLESVKSSDYCEYIRPPIDRYRTLEFGKFDEIAEVGYQHGKTVFDVWRRSGVVEKMLKDRHQEEFHNTQSRSNVVTCPNASFTDLAEIVSRIEPVKPPLVDEESDYHTDYEEDALESALSDMETYNRYGEHTEGEETADTI, encoded by the exons ATGGAAAGGATGATGGAGACCCGTGCAAAATGGCCA GTGGTAACGATGAGCAGAACTGACTTCCGTGCACGGCTGCCACAGTTTTTGGAGGAGAGGATGCAGACCAGCATG CTCACAGGTGTATTGATTGGAGCTATGGTTGCAGTTGTGCTGATTGGGATTGTGGTGCTCTTCCTTTACAGGAGATTCAAACATGCCC GTGATCAACAACCGGGTGTACCTCACTATCGATTCAGGAAACGAGATAAAGTGCTTTTCTATGGAAGGAAGATAATCCGAAag GTTAAGACACTCTCCTCGCTTCCTTCTCCATCCCATCCCTCGCAATCAAAGCAACCACAGCGCATACGAAAAAGAACCAAAGTTCTGAACATAGCCCGCAA AATCCTGAGGATCCGGAGAGACCCTCCCACCCTGCAGCCCAAGgaaccccctccctccctgcTGGAAGCTGATCTAACAGAGTTTGAAGTGCAGAGCTCAAATCTGCCTTCTGAGGTCCTGTATATGCTGAAAAATGTCAG GGTCTTGGGCCATTTTGAGAAGCCTCTGTTTCTGGAGCTGTGTCGGCATATGGTGTTTATTGAGCTACAGGAGGGTGAAGGCCTGTTCAAACCAGGGGATGATGATGACAGCATCTACGTGGTCCAGGATGGAAGACTTGAGTTCTGCATACAAGAGAAC GATGGCACAGAATCAGTGGTGAAGGATGTCCTCCCCGGAGACAGTGTCCACAGCCTGCTCAGTATTCTAGACACTATCACT GGTTATCCAGCTCCGTATAAAACTGTGTCGGCACGAGCTGCAACTCGCTCCACCATCTTACGCTTACCTGCTTCAGCCTTCGAGTCAGTGTTTAAGAAATACCCTGAGACACTTGTACGCGTCATTCAG ataATTATGGTGCGCCTCCAAAGAGTCACTTTTTTGGCTTTGCATAACTATCTGGGCCTAACAACTGAGCTCTTCAATCCG GAGAGTCAAGCAGTGCCCTTGACCAATATAAACAATGTGATGGCAGAAGCAAATACTGGAAAGATGACTCGTCGTCACCACTTCCAGGACGAATTACCTGCTGGaaccactgaaaacactgtagAGACAG ATGGTGTAAAGGACAGCCATTCAACCAGGAAGCTGCGATCCACCTCTATGCCCACTGAATGCACAG GTAATGACCTGAGCATGGCCTGGGAACGAGCTCGAGTTACCATTGAGGAGGCTCCATCAATTCCTATCACTCACAAA TCTAGTCTGAAGAAGAGTGTGACAATGCAACACACACCATCTGAAGTATTTCACTATACAGACAGCGGAGGGCACGCTGATGCTACCTATCTTGGTAAAAGCAGTGCAATCCTCCAAGCTGCTAAGAAAGACCTGCTGGGAATCATCCAGCTGCAG GACCCTAGTCTGCTTGAAGGCAGAGTAACCGTCCACCATGTCAAAGCTGGCTCTGTGGTAGCTCGTCAGGGAGATCAG GAGGTGAGCATCCACTTCGTGATTTCTGGCCTCCTCCATGTTTACCAGCGGATGATTGACCGTGAAGAAGAATCGCGCCTGTTTGTAACGCATCCCGGAGAGCTTGTTGGTCACCTAGCTGTTCTGACCGGAGAGCCCCTCATATTTACAGTTCGAGCTCAGCGAGATTGCAGCTTCCTCTCTAtttccaaaacacatttttatga GATAATGCGAGTGGAGCCCAAAGTGGTGCTGAATGTTGCTCATGCTGTGTTGAAGAGGATGTCATCTTTTGTCAGGCAAATAGACTTTGCTCTTGACTGGATGGCCGTCGAAGCTGGCAGGGCTGTTTACAG gcaGGGAGAGAAATCCGACAGCACTTTCATAGTGCTGAGTGGTCGACTGCGCTCAGTAATCATGAAGGAGGATGGCAAGAAAGAGTTGATAGGGGAGTACGGACGTGGTGACCTGATTGGAGTG GTGGAGGCCTTGACCCGTCAGAACAGAGCGACCACAGTACACGCTGTACGAGACTCTGAGCTGGCCAAGCTACCAGAAGGTGCACTTCGCTCTATCAAGAGGAAATTCCCTCAG GTTGTCACCAGGCTGATCCACTTACTCGGACAGAAGATACTGCAGCAGGTCAATGGTCCTCTGACAG CTCGCAGTTTGGCCCTGCACACACCAGGTAGTAAGTGGGATGCAGGAAACCAAGCCTCCAACCTCTCCACTGTGGCAGTCCTGCCAGTATCAGAAGAGGTGCCTCTTACTGCCTTTACTCTAGAGCTGCAGCATGCACTCCTTGCAATAG GTCCCACTCTTCTACTGACAAGTGGTATCATCAAACAGCGTCTTGGAACTGCTGCACTTGACAG TGTCCATGAGTACCGTCTGTCCAGCTGGCTGGGCCAACAAGAAGACATCCATCGCATAGTTCTTTACCAGACTGACTACACACTGACCCCGTGGACACAGAGGTGCATCCGTCAGGCTGACTGCATCATTATTGTGGGACTAGGAGAGCAGGACCCTACTGTAGGGGAG TTGGAGCGTATGTTGGAAGGAAGTGCAGTGCGTGCGCAGAAGCAGCTTGTGCTGTTGCACAGAGAAGATGGTCCTGCACCCAAAGGAACCGTAGACTGGCTCAACATGCGAAGCTGGATTTCCAGACACCTCCACCTTGCCTGTCCCCGAAGGGTCTTCTCCAGACGAAGCCAGCCCAAACTG ttgGAACTGTATCAGCGTGTGTTTGAGAAACCAGCAGATCGCCATTCTGACTTTTCCCGCCTGGCTCGTGTTCTTACAGGCAATGCTATTGCTCTTGTCCTGGGAGGAGGAGGGGCCAG GGGTTGTTCTCAAGTGGGTATAATGCGTGCACTATGCGAAGCTGGCATCCCCGTAGACCTAATTGGCGGAACTTCAATTGGTTCCCTGATGGGCGCTCTATATGCAGAGGACCGTAGCCTCAGTCGTTTGAGGATAAGAGCTAGAGAATGGGCTATG GAAATGACTTCAGTGTTTAGGAAGGTCTTGGATTTGACATATCCAATCACATCCATGTTTTCTGGTGCTTCCTTCAACTCTGGCATAAACAACGTCTTCAAAAGCAAACAGATTGAG GACCTTTGGATCccatatttcaatatcacaactGACATCACTGCCTCTGCCATGAGAGTACACACTGATG GTTCTCTATGGCGGTATGTCCGTGCTAGCATGTCTCTATCGGGATATCTCCCTCCTCTGTGTGACCCGAAAGATGGACACCTGCTGATGGATGGAGGCTATATCAACAACCTGCCTG CTGATGTTGCACGCTCCATGGGGGCCAAAGTGGTAATAGCTATTGATGTGGGCAGCCGGGATGAAACTAATCTCACTAATTACGGCGACTCACTCTCGGGCTGGTGGCTGCTATGGAAACGCCTTAACCCCCTAGCTGAGAAAGTTAAG GTGCTGAACATGGCAGAGATTCAGACTCGGCTGGCCTATGTGTGCTGTGTGAGACAGTTGGAGTCTGTGAAGAGCAGCGATTACTGCGAGTATATCAGACCTCCAATCGACAGATACCGTACACTAGAGTTTGGCAAGTTTGATGAAATTGCT GAGGTGGGGTACCAGCATGGCAAGactgtgtttgatgtgtggcgTCGCAGTGGTGTGGTGGAAAAAATGCTGAAAGACAGACATCAAGAAGAGTTCCACAACACGCAAAGCAGAAGCAAT gtgGTGACATGTCCCAATGCTTCCTTCACTGACCTGGCAGAAATTGTGTCCCGCATCGAGCCCGTCAAACCTCCTCTTGTGGATG AAGAATCCGACTACCACACTGACTATGAAGAGGATGCACTGGAGAGTGCTCTCTCTGACATGGAGACGTATAATCGCTATGGAGAGCACACTGAAGGGGAGGAGACTGCTGACACG atttaa